The Phyllopteryx taeniolatus isolate TA_2022b chromosome 9, UOR_Ptae_1.2, whole genome shotgun sequence genome contains a region encoding:
- the cdk4 gene encoding cyclin-dependent kinase 4 isoform X1, with amino-acid sequence MHCVLSTKTANSVKPVMAHGTSFQYERVAEIGGGAYGTVYKARDTESGQFVALKSVRVQTDHNGLPISTVREVALLKRLEQFDHPNVVRLMDVCATQRSDQETKVTLVFEHVEQDLKTYLEKAPAPGLAPERIKDLMKQLLCGLAFLHSNRVMHRDLKPENILVTSQGQVKLADFGLARMYSCHMALTPVVVTLWYRPPEVLLQSSYATPVDIWSSGCIFAEMFKRKPLFCGESEVDQLGKIFEVIGLPQEEEWPIGVTLSRKHFPPFSARPITDFVPEINEQGAQLLLEMLTFDPSDRISALNALDHPYFRNEEILTETKS; translated from the exons ATGCATTGTgtcttgagcacaaaaacagcgaatag TGTGAAACCGGTCATGGCCCATGGCACCAGCTTCCAGTATGAGCGAGTGGCAGAAATAGGCGGCGGTGCTTACGGGACCGTTTATAAGGCCCGTGACACGGAGAGTGGTCAATTTGTGGCTCTAAAAAGCGTGCGGGTCCAGACAGACCATAATGGCCTCCCCATCTCCACGGTCAGAGAGGTGGCTTTGTTAAAGCGACTAGAGCAGTTTGACCATCCCAACGTGGTCAG GCTCATGGACGTATGTGCCACCCAGCGGTCAGACCAGGAGACTAAAGTCACTTTAGTCTTTGAACACGTGGAGCAAGACCTCAAGACGTACTTGGAGAAAGCCCCAGCTCCAGGATTGGCGCCCGAACGCATCAAA gacTTGATGAAACAGCTGCTGTGTGGTCTGGCATTCCTGCACTCAAACCGTGTGATGCACAGAGACCTGAAACCAGAGAATATTTTGGTAACCAGCCAGGGTCAGGTGAAGCTCGCTGACTTCGGACTGGCACGCATGTACAGCTGCCACATGGCCCTGACTCCTGTG GTGGTGACACTCTGGTATCGGCCTCCTGAGGTTTTGCTGCAGTCGAGCTACGCCACACCTGTGGACATCTGGAGCTCCGGATGCATCTTTGCGGAAATGTTCAAACGCAA ACCCTTGTTCTGTGGAGAATCCGAAGTGGACCAACTTGGGAAAATCTTTGA AGTGATTGGTCTGCCACAAGAGGAGGAGTGGCCAATTGGTGTTACACTTTCAAGAAAACACTTCCCCCCTTTCTCGGCTCGCCCAATAACTGACTTTGTTCCAGAGATAAACGAGCAGGGGGCGCAACTGCTGCTG gaAATGTTAACCTTTGATCCCTCTGATCGAATATCTGCCCTGAATGCACTAGATCATCCGTATTTCCGCAATGAGGAGATATTGACTGAGACAAAGAGCTGA
- the cdk4 gene encoding cyclin-dependent kinase 4 isoform X2: MAHGTSFQYERVAEIGGGAYGTVYKARDTESGQFVALKSVRVQTDHNGLPISTVREVALLKRLEQFDHPNVVRLMDVCATQRSDQETKVTLVFEHVEQDLKTYLEKAPAPGLAPERIKDLMKQLLCGLAFLHSNRVMHRDLKPENILVTSQGQVKLADFGLARMYSCHMALTPVVVTLWYRPPEVLLQSSYATPVDIWSSGCIFAEMFKRKPLFCGESEVDQLGKIFEVIGLPQEEEWPIGVTLSRKHFPPFSARPITDFVPEINEQGAQLLLEMLTFDPSDRISALNALDHPYFRNEEILTETKS, translated from the exons ATGGCCCATGGCACCAGCTTCCAGTATGAGCGAGTGGCAGAAATAGGCGGCGGTGCTTACGGGACCGTTTATAAGGCCCGTGACACGGAGAGTGGTCAATTTGTGGCTCTAAAAAGCGTGCGGGTCCAGACAGACCATAATGGCCTCCCCATCTCCACGGTCAGAGAGGTGGCTTTGTTAAAGCGACTAGAGCAGTTTGACCATCCCAACGTGGTCAG GCTCATGGACGTATGTGCCACCCAGCGGTCAGACCAGGAGACTAAAGTCACTTTAGTCTTTGAACACGTGGAGCAAGACCTCAAGACGTACTTGGAGAAAGCCCCAGCTCCAGGATTGGCGCCCGAACGCATCAAA gacTTGATGAAACAGCTGCTGTGTGGTCTGGCATTCCTGCACTCAAACCGTGTGATGCACAGAGACCTGAAACCAGAGAATATTTTGGTAACCAGCCAGGGTCAGGTGAAGCTCGCTGACTTCGGACTGGCACGCATGTACAGCTGCCACATGGCCCTGACTCCTGTG GTGGTGACACTCTGGTATCGGCCTCCTGAGGTTTTGCTGCAGTCGAGCTACGCCACACCTGTGGACATCTGGAGCTCCGGATGCATCTTTGCGGAAATGTTCAAACGCAA ACCCTTGTTCTGTGGAGAATCCGAAGTGGACCAACTTGGGAAAATCTTTGA AGTGATTGGTCTGCCACAAGAGGAGGAGTGGCCAATTGGTGTTACACTTTCAAGAAAACACTTCCCCCCTTTCTCGGCTCGCCCAATAACTGACTTTGTTCCAGAGATAAACGAGCAGGGGGCGCAACTGCTGCTG gaAATGTTAACCTTTGATCCCTCTGATCGAATATCTGCCCTGAATGCACTAGATCATCCGTATTTCCGCAATGAGGAGATATTGACTGAGACAAAGAGCTGA